In a single window of the Caldilineales bacterium genome:
- a CDS encoding glycosyltransferase — protein sequence MTAPLFSVIIPTYNRPQPLAACLNALADSTLPASAYEVIVVDDGGANDLAPIVAGASRRLAITLLSRAHGGPAAARNTGAAAAKGRFLAFTDDDCRPANDWLEHLAARFGRQAEAAVGGATLNALPDNPFAAASQTLTHYLYEYYLGGRREGGFFTTNNLAVPRAGFLSLGGFDTRFATPAAEDREFCNRWRNQGLELVYAPEVIVHHAANLTLPAFMRQHFAYGRGAHHFHQARAAHGQKPLMLEPLAFYRDLLSYPFRRHPPSKAPLLSALLVLAQGVYGLGYFAEKLILTRRPGRSDNAHRLEPVC from the coding sequence ATGACGGCGCCCCTGTTCTCAGTCATCATCCCCACCTACAACCGGCCCCAACCGCTGGCCGCCTGCCTGAACGCGCTTGCTGATTCGACTCTGCCGGCTTCTGCCTACGAAGTCATTGTCGTGGATGATGGCGGCGCCAACGACCTGGCGCCTATCGTGGCCGGCGCCTCCAGACGCCTGGCGATCACGCTCCTCAGCCGGGCGCACGGTGGGCCGGCCGCAGCCCGGAACACGGGCGCAGCCGCGGCGAAGGGCCGTTTCCTGGCCTTCACCGATGACGACTGCCGGCCTGCCAACGACTGGCTGGAGCATCTGGCGGCGCGTTTTGGCCGCCAGGCCGAGGCCGCCGTGGGTGGGGCCACGCTCAACGCCTTGCCCGACAACCCCTTCGCCGCCGCCAGCCAGACGCTCACCCACTATCTGTACGAATACTATCTGGGGGGGCGGCGTGAGGGCGGCTTTTTTACCACCAACAACCTGGCCGTGCCCAGGGCCGGCTTTCTGTCCCTGGGCGGCTTCGATACCAGGTTCGCAACCCCGGCAGCTGAGGATCGCGAGTTCTGCAATCGCTGGCGCAACCAGGGTCTTGAGCTCGTCTATGCCCCAGAAGTGATCGTTCATCATGCCGCCAACCTCACCCTACCGGCCTTCATGCGCCAGCACTTTGCCTATGGCCGTGGCGCCCATCACTTCCACCAGGCCCGCGCCGCCCACGGCCAAAAGCCCCTCATGCTGGAGCCACTGGCGTTCTATCGCGACCTGCTCAGCTATCCCTTTCGGCGCCATCCGCCCAGCAAGGCCCCTCTCCTCTCGGCCCTGCTGGTCTTGGCGCAAGGGGTCTATGGCCTGGGCTATTTTGCCGAGAAGCTGATTCTGACCAGACGACCGGGCCGCAGCGACAACGCCCATCGTCTGGAACCGGTCTGCTGA